GCCGACCGCGCAGCCGGAGCGGGCCGTACCCGCGGGTTAGCGGGACCGGTCCGGACGGCGGTCCGGCAGGCACGGGCCGGACGGCGGTCCGGCAGGCACGGGCCGGACGGCGGTCCGGCGGTCACCCACCGGTGCTCCGTCGGCCACGGCCGGGCACCGGTGGACGCAGAGTGAGTTACGCCGCACCGGAGGGACCGCGCTGACCTGCGTGGACGTACGGGCGGAAAAGACGGTGTTTCCACGACCGGAAACGCGAGGCATCATCTGGTGCATGGCCGAGAGCGGATGGCGGTGGACCGACGCCTGGATCTTCGTGTCGCTGGTGATCGCGAGCGGGGCCGGGCGGCATCGTCGGGCGGCGTACACCCGGCGCCCCGAAGGAGTCCGACTGGCCGACGTGCTGTCCACAGCGGACCATCTCAACCAGTCGATCCCGCAGCGGCACGAGGTGGAGGAGGCGGTCCGGCGGCTCGCCGGCGCCGGCCTGGTCAGCGTCACCGACGGTTGGTTCCGGATCACCGCCGACGGCGAGCAGCTCTGGCGTACCCGGCCGAGCGGTGGGCTGACCACGACGGTCGAGACCATGCAGGTGGTGCTCAGCCGGCGGCGTTCCCCCGGCACCGCCGAGTGGCGGCTCGACGAGGACGAGCACGCGGCGGCGGTGCAGGAGTACTACGTCCGGTCCATCCCGGCACCCCGCCGCTCGACAGAGGGACACCCGCGCCAGAGCTGAGGGTGCCGCCCCGGGCCGATGGGCCCGGTGAGCGATGGGCCTGGTGAGCGATAGGCCCGGTAAGCGATAGGCCCGGTGAGCGATGGGCCCGGTAAGCGATAGGCCCGGTGAGCGATGGGCCCGGTGAGCGATGGGCCCGGTGAGCGATGGGCCTCGGTGGGCCCCGGGACGGGTGGTCAGCGGACCGGGTGACCGGCCTCGCGCAGCGCGTCCTTGACCTCGGCGACGCTCAGCTCGCCGAAGTGGAAGACGCTGGCCGCCAGCACCGCGTCCGCGCCGGCACCGATCGCCGGCGGAAAGTGGGCCACCTCGCCCGCACCGCCGCTGGCCACCACCGGGACCTCCACCACGGCCCGGACCGCCCCGATCAGCGCCAGGTCGAAGCCGGCCTTGGTGCCGTCGGCGTCCATCGAGTTGAGCAGGATCTCCCCCGCGCCCAGCTCGGCCGAGCGCCGGGCCCACTCGACCGCGTCGATCCCGGTGCCCCGCCGGCCGCCGTGGGTGGTCACCTCGAAGCCGCTGGGCGTGGTGCCGGCCGGGGCCCGCCGCACGTCCAGGGAGAGCACCAGCACCTGCCGGCCGAACCGGTCGGCGATCTCGGCGATCAACTCGGGACGGGCGATCGCGGCGGTGTTCACCCCGACCTTGTCCGCCCCGGCCCGCAACAGGGTGTCGACGTCGGCGACCTGCCGGACGCCGCCGCCGACGGTCAACGGGATGAAGACCGACTCGGCGGTCCGGCGGACCACGTCGAGCATGGTGCCCCGGTCACTGGACGAGGCGGTGACGTCCAGGAAGGTCAACTCGTCGGCACCGGCCCGGTCGTACGCCGCGGCCAACTCCACCGGATCGCCGGCGTCACGCAGGTCGAGGAAGTTGACCCCCTTGACCACCCGCCCGGCGTCCACGTCCAGACACGGGATCACCCGTACCGCCACCGTCATGGGCAGAGCCTATCCTCCCGCCCGCCTACACCCGGACGAGCATCTTGCCGAGGTTCTCCCCGCGCAGCAGACCGAGGAAGGCCTCCGGGGCGTTGTCGAGGCCGTCGACGATCGTCTCGTCGTAGGAGAGGCTGCCGTCGCGCAGCCAGCCGGCCATCTCGCCGACGAACCGCTCCCGCAGGTGCCCGTGGTCGCCGACCAGGAAGCCACGCAGGGTGAGCCGCTTGCCGATGACCTGGGCCAGGTTACGCGGCGCGGCCGGCGGCTCGGTGTCGTTGTACTGGGCGATCATGCCGCAGATCGCGGCCCGGCCGTGCAGCCGCATCGAGGAGATGGCCGCCTCCAGGTGGTCCCCGCCGACGTTGTCGAAGTACACGTCGATGCCGTCCGGGGCGGCGGCCCGCAGCGAGTCGCCCACCGGGCCGTCGTGGTAGTCGAACGCGGCGTCGAAGCCGAGCTCCCGCAACCGGTCGACCTTGGCCGCCGAGCCGGCGCTGCCGACCACCCGGCCGGCGCCCTTGAGCTTGGCGATCTGGCCGACCAGGCTGCCGACCGAGCCGGCGGCGGCGGAGACGAAGACGGTCTCCCCCTCGGCCATCCCGGCCACCTCCAGCAGACCGGCGTACGCGGTCAGCCCGGTCATGCCCAGCACGCTCAGGTACGCGGTCAGCGGGGCGAGGTCCGGATCGACCGTCCGCGCGGCGGTGGCGTCGAGCAGGGCGTACTCCCGCCAGCCGAGGCCGTGCAGGACGACGTCGCCGGGCGTGAACCCGTCGGCCTCACTGGCCACCACCTCGCCGACCGCGCCGCCGTCCAGTGGCGCGTCGAGCTGGAACGGCGGGACGTAGGACCGGACGTCGTTCATCCGCCCCCGCATGTACGGGTCGACGGAGACGAACCGGTTACGGACCACGATCTGCCCCGGTCCCGGAGTGGGCACCGGAGTCTCGACCAGGCGGAAGTTCTCCGCCGTCGGCCAGCCGGTGGGCCGGGAGGCGAGGTGGATCTCGCGGTTGACGGTACTCATGGGTCTGCCTTTCCTAGTCTTTTCGGCTCCGGCACGCCCCGGCCCGGACGCGCTCAGGCGGCGCGCTCAGGCTCCGGCTTGCTCACGCTCCGGCTTGCTCAGGCGGCGGTGCGCTCAGGCGGCGGTGCGGACGGTCAGGGTGGTCGCCACGTTGCCCCGGGTGGCGTTGGAGTACGGGCAGACCTGCTCGGCCTGCTCGACCAGCTGCTCGGCGACGGAGCGCTCGACCGACGGCAGGTCGACCACGAGCGTGACGGTCAGCCCGAAACCACCACTGCCGTTCGGGCCGATGCCCACCTCGGCGTCGACCACCGAGCCGGTCACGTCGGCCTTGGCCCGGCGGGCGACCACCCGCAGCGCCGAGTGGAAACAGGCGGCGTACCCGGCGGCGAAGAGCTGCTCCGGGTTGGCGGCGTCGCCGGCGCCACCCATCTCCTTGGGGACCGCGAGGTCCAACTCGACGACACCGTCCGAGGTCCGGACGTGGCCGTCCCGGCCGTCGCCGGTGGCCTGGGCGGACGCGGTGTAGAGCACCTGCATGATCACTTCTCCTTGGCTCGGTGGATGGTGTCGGTGACCTGGGTCAGGGTGTCGCGCAGGGCCACCAGTTCGGCTTCGGTGAGCCCGGTGGCACCGGCCACCCGCAACGGCACCTGGTGCATCCGCTGCCGCAGCTCCCGACCGGTCCCGGTCAGCGCCACCCCCACCCGCCGCTCGTCCCGCGCGGACCGTCGGCGGACCACCAGGCCCGCCCCCTCCAGCCGCTTCAGCAGCGGGGAGAGGGTGCCGGAGTCCAACCGCAACCGGGTGCTCAGCTCGGAGACGGTGATGTCCCGATCGGGATCGACGGCGCCGCCGTCACCGCTGGCGTGCCCGCCGCCGCTGGCGTGCCCGCCGCCGCTGGCGTGCCCGGCGGCGTGCCCGGTGGCGCTGGCGTGCCCGGCGGCGTGCCCGGTGGCGCTGGCGTGCCCGGCGGCGTCAGCGCCCCCGGTCGCGACGGCGGCGGCGTGGTCGTACTCCTCGCCGCGCCCGGTGGTCTCGGCGTGCTCCCAGAGCACCAGCAGGACCAGGTACTGCGGGTAGGTGATCCCGAACTCGTCGAGGATCGGCCGGTAGACGTCGGTCAGCGCGCGGTGCGCCGCATAGAGCGCGAAGCACACCTGCCGGCGCAACACCAGATGATCGGTCACGCCCACGACCGTAGCGCGCAATTCAATTGCGCACAACTCAAATGCCGAGAGCCCCACCCGGAACGATTCCGACCAACCGCGCCACCCGCCCGCGGCCCCAGCGCCCCGACGCCCCGGTTCCGCCTGCGGCCCCCGGCCCCAGCCCGCGGCCCCCGGCCCCGGCTCCCGGTGAGAAGGGTGACCTTCTCTACCGGAAGCGTTAACAAGGGGCCCTTCCTTACCGCTTAGCGGAGGGTGGCGAGGGCCTCGGCGACGGTGAAGGCTCCGGCGTAGAGGGCCTTGCCGGCGATCACGCCCTCCACCCCGATCGGCTCCAGGGTGGCCAGGGCCCGCAGGTCATCGAGGGTGGAGACACCACCGGAGGCGATCACCGGGGCGTCGGTGCGGGAGCAGACCTCGCGCAGCAGGTCCAGGTTCGGCCCGCGCATGGTGCCGTCCTTGGTGATGTCGGTCACCACGTAGCGCGAGGCGCCGGCCTTGTCCAGCCGCTCCAGCACCTCGAACAGGTCACCGCCGTCGCGGGTCCAGCCCCGGGCGGCCAGGGTACGACCGCGCACGTCCAGCCCGATGGCCACCCGGTCGCCGTACTCGCCGCAGATCCGGTCACACCACTGCGGGTCCTCCAGGGCGGCGGTGCCGATGTTGACCCGGGCCGCCCCGGTGGCCAACGCGGCCCGCAGCGAGGCGTCGTCCCGGATGCCACCGGAGAGTTCCACCTTGACGTCCAGCCGGCTCACCAGCTCGGCCAGCAGCGCCGCGTTGCTACCCCGGCCGAACGCCGCGTCCAGGTCCACCAGGTGGATCCACTCGGCCCCGTCCCGCTGCCAGGCCAGGGCGGCCTCCAACGGGTCGCCGTACGCGGTCTCGCTACCGGCGGCGCCCTGCACGAGGCGTACGGCCTGGCCGTCGGCGACGTCCACGGCGGGCAACAGGGTCAGGCTCACGATCTTCTTCTCCTCGGATTCGGTACGACGGTCCAGGTGTCAGGTACGGCGGCCGGCTTCAGGCCCGGCACCCGACGGTCTCAGGTACGGCGGTCCAGGGCGATCACCACGATCGCCGGCAGGACGAGCAGCAGCAATGCGATCAACGCCAGCCGCAGCGCCAGGTTGTCGACAAGCGACCAGATTCCGATCAGCGCCGCCCCGGTCAACAGCACGATGGCGGTCCGCTCCCGCCGGGTGTGCCGGGGCAGCCGACCGGTACGCCGACGTCGCCAGCGTGGGGTGAGCCGCCGTACCAGTGCCCGCCGCCGCTGCCGACGGGCCACCCGGCGCTGGCGGACGGCCCGGTCCCGCTCCTGCTGCGCCTGCCGGACGGCGCGCAGCCGGGCCCGCTCCTTGCTCACCGGCCGCTCACCACGGCGCGCCCGCCGTCGGCACGGTCACGGCCCACCGTCGGGATCACAGCGTGGTGAGCCAGTTGCGCAGCAACCGGGAGCCGTTGTCCCCGGACTTCTCCGGGTGGAACTGGGCCGCCGACAGGGCGCCGCGTTCCACCGCGGCGACGAAGTCCGCACCGTGCCGGGCGGTGGTCACGAGCGCGCCGGCCCCGGCCAGCGCACCCTGGTCCTGCACGCCGTAGGAGTGGACGAAGTAGAAACGGCCGGTGGCCGGCAGACCGGCGAAGAGCACCGAGGCCGGCGGCGACTCGACGGTGTTCCAGCCCATGTGCGGCAGCCGGCGCGCCGGTAGCGCGGTGACCGACCCGGGCAGCAACCCGAGCCCCTTGGTGACCACCCCGTGCTCCTCGCCGTACTCGAAGAGCACCTGCATGCCGACGCAGATGCCGAGCACCGGTCGACCGGCGGCCACCCGCTCGGCGATCACCGGCCCGGCGCCGAGCGCCTCGATCCCGGCCATGCAGGCGGCGAACGCACCGACCCCGGGCACCACCAACCCGTCGGCGTCGGCCGCCGCGGCCAGGTCGGCGGTCACGGTCACGTCCCCGCCGG
Above is a window of Micromonospora yangpuensis DNA encoding:
- a CDS encoding organic hydroperoxide resistance protein — encoded protein: MQVLYTASAQATGDGRDGHVRTSDGVVELDLAVPKEMGGAGDAANPEQLFAAGYAACFHSALRVVARRAKADVTGSVVDAEVGIGPNGSGGFGLTVTLVVDLPSVERSVAEQLVEQAEQVCPYSNATRGNVATTLTVRTAA
- the priA gene encoding bifunctional 1-(5-phosphoribosyl)-5-((5-phosphoribosylamino)methylideneamino)imidazole-4-carboxamide isomerase/phosphoribosylanthranilate isomerase PriA is translated as MSLTLLPAVDVADGQAVRLVQGAAGSETAYGDPLEAALAWQRDGAEWIHLVDLDAAFGRGSNAALLAELVSRLDVKVELSGGIRDDASLRAALATGAARVNIGTAALEDPQWCDRICGEYGDRVAIGLDVRGRTLAARGWTRDGGDLFEVLERLDKAGASRYVVTDITKDGTMRGPNLDLLREVCSRTDAPVIASGGVSTLDDLRALATLEPIGVEGVIAGKALYAGAFTVAEALATLR
- the hisF gene encoding imidazole glycerol phosphate synthase subunit HisF; its protein translation is MTVAVRVIPCLDVDAGRVVKGVNFLDLRDAGDPVELAAAYDRAGADELTFLDVTASSSDRGTMLDVVRRTAESVFIPLTVGGGVRQVADVDTLLRAGADKVGVNTAAIARPELIAEIADRFGRQVLVLSLDVRRAPAGTTPSGFEVTTHGGRRGTGIDAVEWARRSAELGAGEILLNSMDADGTKAGFDLALIGAVRAVVEVPVVASGGAGEVAHFPPAIGAGADAVLAASVFHFGELSVAEVKDALREAGHPVR
- a CDS encoding NADP-dependent oxidoreductase; the encoded protein is MSTVNREIHLASRPTGWPTAENFRLVETPVPTPGPGQIVVRNRFVSVDPYMRGRMNDVRSYVPPFQLDAPLDGGAVGEVVASEADGFTPGDVVLHGLGWREYALLDATAARTVDPDLAPLTAYLSVLGMTGLTAYAGLLEVAGMAEGETVFVSAAAGSVGSLVGQIAKLKGAGRVVGSAGSAAKVDRLRELGFDAAFDYHDGPVGDSLRAAAPDGIDVYFDNVGGDHLEAAISSMRLHGRAAICGMIAQYNDTEPPAAPRNLAQVIGKRLTLRGFLVGDHGHLRERFVGEMAGWLRDGSLSYDETIVDGLDNAPEAFLGLLRGENLGKMLVRV
- the hisH gene encoding imidazole glycerol phosphate synthase subunit HisH is translated as MSRVVVLDYGSGNLRSAERALQRAGGDVTVTADLAAAADADGLVVPGVGAFAACMAGIEALGAGPVIAERVAAGRPVLGICVGMQVLFEYGEEHGVVTKGLGLLPGSVTALPARRLPHMGWNTVESPPASVLFAGLPATGRFYFVHSYGVQDQGALAGAGALVTTARHGADFVAAVERGALSAAQFHPEKSGDNGSRLLRNWLTTL